tatcttttaaaatctttttacaaattcatttctttctatcctttgttattttattctttaatattttattgatatttatcttctttatcatttttattttactaaccctttttgtagtttttataacaattaatttgttaagaatcaatttcataTTCATTGCAAGACGACTTAGGGTTGACTTTATCATTTCTATTTTGTTGGCTACTATCCTAACAATACTGAAGTTGCTATAgttagtagtattaatttgatcacGTCAACGACAATGTTATGAACCACTCCTTGTATACAAGTATTCTAATCACTCCTGGTTTCAACCCTAGACAATTATACAGACTGTTTAACTCAATTGAGCTAAACaccaagtgttttaattctctttagaataTCCAACATAATCAATGTTAAGAGTGCAAATACAACAAGGTTCTTTCTCTTAGAAATTAGCTTTAGACGATATATGAACAAAGTAACAAGAAGCTTGTATGAGCATTCAAAAGTCCTCTATATTAtccttcatttcttttctttaagcattcgtctatttatagctttcttTGAGAAATATGTCCTTTAGACAGAGAGTGTTGACTTTATGTAGAGTTGGAAGCCTTTTTAGGAAAGAAGTCAGACTTAGGTTTACTTTACATATGTATAATGCTTTGTCATGGCTTTTATCAAAACATAGCTTGTACGATGTTCTTCATATCTCTCAACGTCTTTATCTTATGAGTAGTGATTCTGATAAAGTCTTTGTACTTATATTTTTtgggataaatttaaattttaaggttttattaatatttttttttaaatattattttattagtttttggatctattaatatttagtttgattttgatagagataaaataaggaTACGTAGTTATGATTTTTGGTTTATCTaggtacaatattattttatgatagattaagcagattttatttgtaagatagttgatattttattttcattgtttatttttattccagTAATATTGTCAGTATCACAGATATTTAAAGCCCtttaattatcaatgaataacatactcaattttagaaaaaatgtatGAGTGTGTGTAACGTGAGATTTTCCTataagtggtatcagagccaggttcAGGTTTGGTGATCGGGCTCAGTCGAGTATGTTCCTCCATGATCAGGTGAAGCCTTGGCAGGTGGCCAATGGCAGATAGCCTGGAATtgaatcatgagaggtggaGAGCAAGAAATGCTCAGTGTTTGACCATGGATTGTGAAAAAGAAGTGTTGACCATGGTTGTAGGGGAGATGGAGGTGGATAACCATAGTCTTGTGTTTAAGGGGAGGATGtagggtacaaacaaagtcccacatcagaaaaaataagagatggacatgggtttatatacacataagataccttcattgataagaggccttttggagagGTACCAAAAACAAATTCGTGAGGGCTTGTGATGGAAGACCATCAAGGAACTACATTGGACCTCTTACTAGAGCCATGGCCAAGAAGattcaagaggaagaaggatcACCTATCATTTTGCTTCTATGGAAGGTGACTTATACTACTCCTTCTTCtctaaactaaaacaaatatactttgttttgtaggaccTAAATAAAGCTTGGAGAAGTTGATCCAAGAAGTAGGAGTAAAGCCATCCAAGAAGTGGAAGCCAAATGGTGAAGGCAGCCAAGTAACGCTCAACATCACTCATTTACCGCCCAGCGTGAAGGTAACCACATTTCCCACGTGAATGGATGAGCTGGATGGAAGCATGGGAATTGCTGGCTCAAATTGGCGCGCCTCTCCTAGggtttttttgaattttctgagtgATTTGAAAACAGAAATTGAGCTCCTCAtctcctataaataagagggctcCATCCTTGTAAAATTAACTTTTGAGCCTTAATGAAATGCTGCAGAATTTTCATTCCAACCATAATGCTCTTGAGTCAGTGCTTCTTTAcactttctctaccctttcctctagcttccttccatcatAGAAGGGCCTTCTGAGCTAAGAGGATCAATTACACACTCATTCCATCACCAAACACCAAATTCCATTCACTTTCATTCCATTCCGCTGCACTTCTCTGCATCATGGATTGCTTGCTGTTTGGAACCAGATCTCAAGGTTTTCTACCCATAGCAAGTCTCCATCAGCTtgacccaaagcggacaatatcttaccagtgtggagacttatgtgtgtgttgaacctccctacaaatggtatcagagcttcaTGCTCTTTTTTGAGAGAAAGCCTGGGAGATATTGGAGGTTGCGTATAAAGGTGACAAACACATTAGACAAGTCCAAATACAAGCTCTCAGATTGAACAATTGAAGATGGAGCCCAAAGAGCATATAACCGAGTACATAACTTTGGTGGAGAAGGTGGTTAACCAACTCGacaagaatgaagaaaaaatgcCATCTAGCCGGgttgtggaaaatattttgagatctcttacaaaagattttgaaagtatCCTGTGCGCCAGCAAACACCACAAAATTCAGAAACGAATCTTGATCAACAtagaaacacctcaattgtgcatattctgatcaaacagtaagcgtaGTACCAATCTCCTTTAGAAACTCTtccaagaaagatcaccatcgtcttcttgatgaattcttgGAGCTCCAAATTTCAaagaatcaatctgaaacagaatatgaaattgttagttCGTCAAAAGTCTCTGAGATTGATCAGGtcttgtctatttatagatttctataaatcaaacGTTCCTACTGTCGATtacgctactaattcagtcgactgtcctatgacagttataacagatcagTCCACATAGTAGCAGtccagtcaaacaaattaataccTCATTTATTATAGTTGACTTTCATACAATGctcaactaatttttaaaaatatagtcgttactatgtgagagcataacaaaatttctatTCAAACAACTATTACAATCGAATGCGTGgtgcacacagtcgacttcgacatgaCAGTACAAAGTCTTTAGTCACAGTCGATTCAATtactaatgaagtcgactttaaCTATCAGCTGTGTCACACAGTTTAAGTTCGCAAGAGTGCAtgtgattttcttctttcaaaacatgtgcaatgcaaccagatatgatgtaacatagaCAAGCttagtaaatgtgcattcacatatcagtataaacacaaaaacatgttcaacaatatatcaatcaataagcagtagaacatgtaacacatcaacaacatatgtgttattaaaaatgtgttgtcatcataaaaaaccagactgatatagatattgtgttgtcaacaatctcaacactacACACATATCACACAATTTCAACAGAGACGTATAACAAAACTTAGATGATAAAAAAgcatcattcattcatccacaaATCACGAATCAATAAGGAACTTACGAGAACAACATCATCCAGCAACATTCAAAGGTAGAGATGCAAGTAAGGTCATTATTATCCTACAAAGGTCATCATTATCACACAACATAATCAGAATTTCACGCTTTAGACCAGACAACTCAAGGTAATCCTAAAGTCTAGATGCagattagctccccttacctttaTTCCATCAAAGATCTGTTAATTCTGGGTGCTCTAAAGTCCACTACTTCTCCCTTGCATGTTCAACCCAGAAGTTTAGATTACCTCACGTTCTCTCCttattttttcttgttgttgTAAAAATTTTCTTAAGTTTTATTAAGGAAGAGACTGAGGCTTTTAACTTTGTAGCCAGCCACGTAATTGTTTGATATCAAGTAACGAACCTATCTTCTTCAATGTCTCTTGTagattcatttttcatttcactGTCTGATTTATGTTTTGTCTCTTTCGGTGTATGAAGCTAAGAAGGTCAAAGTACTACGGTGGAAAGCAAATAACAACTGTGTGTGTGGGggaaaaaatgaacaaaatgtCATGTCATGGAGGAAGGAAATGATAAGCTTACGATTTCCAtcaactaaagaaaaaatattgtacAATGAAGCTTAgcttaaaaaaaactattgtaCATATAAGTTTGGCTTAAAGAAGAATATAATAAGTTGTAGAGGAAATGACAAGGTTCtgattaaaacaatatataaactTTGGGTAGCAGTCACAAGGATAGTAGAGCATAAGGTCTTAATAGTCTCACTAGTCTTACACCTTCTCACTAGAATTTCATAGTAAGGAAAGCATGATTCAAGACTTAAttctaattcataaattttaactcAATAAAAGAATCTCTCCATGAGTTAAATGTTTATATGAAACCCTGTGTACCGAAGATAAGGTTTAACCAAATAAGACAACTTAAAATCTCTTAGAATGTATACTTCATGTTAATTAGTGTCTCCAAAATAAATTCTAGTATGAAACCATGACTAGGTGTAGTCCCTAAATGGCTAAGTCTAATTCCATTGtaatttaatagaataaatagaataataaaatcacATCTTAAacacataaatgcacagatacTATCATACAACAAAGAATTcttactaattaaattttacatcacttgtgaaacaaattaaaattaaacatcttATCGTATTTATTTTGGGTCTTACATTTAACGGTTTTTCCTTAGACAATACATTCCGTTATACGCTTTATTGAATAACATGGTttgattaaaacatatatttggtTTCGGTGTTTGCATTGAGATAGAGCTTCTTTTTGTAAGATGTTGGTTGTAAAACATGATGTGAGTTTGAAAGCACTATTTGATGATTCATTgcttatcaaattattatttaggaACGACGCTTCCTTTCATTAGACGTTGTTGTTTATAAAACTTTTGTCTATCAGACAATATAGTCTAGAAAACATTAGTGTAAACTtgtttttgtttagaaaaaatgtcaaaaaacaaaattctcttaaacgtttttcttttaaaaaaatttctttcaaaacaatatttcgtttaaagttgttttttaaactttaaaacttgAATTGCTAGACGGTGTAGTTtctagacgatcttgtcttaccaatttgtgttttctttatatttatttttttgtcatataggcaaagaaattattttactatttcatttatttatattatttttaaattgatttgtcataaaagtaaaaataaatttctataatttttttaaaaagcgtAAGAACACAATAAGAAAATTTTTCTCAATTAgaaaatttttttcaattagtaGTTAGGTTCCTAAATTTTATGTGTTCTTGAAAATGAATGAAGTTTGATTCCTGTGAACTGTAATTAATTGTTTAAGGTTAGGATAATAATTTTGAACATGtctatattcttaatttttgtaaaaggcATAAAACCAcaataagacaatttttttttttgttagaaactAGGTTCCTAAATTTGATTTTCGTTTCTACTAAATTAATTGACCTCGTTTCAATTCTTATGATTAACAAGAACCATTTTGCATCATTAATTCATTCAATGATTCTtcgtatttaaatttatgaatttactatattttctttcatattctACTAGATTTGGGTTATGGATTCATGACTATAATCTAGTGTATCTAATATACCGAAAGACACCAACATTTGAGTGCTAAACCTAGCTATAGGAAGCAATTATGTGATAAAACACAAGTTTAAATGTTCTTGAAAGTGAACGACTTTGATTTTCAAATTCGAACATGAATATTGATTTATGTGAATTATAGTTGACCTAAATTTtagttcataaaaattataaattttagatccAAAATATTAAGTATTAGCATGTATGGAGGTGTTGGTAGAATTTGTGATTAGTTTGAAACAATAAGTCTAACAAGCaaacatcaattttttaaaagtttccacgtgtaattataaaattgaaaaatgatattttaacccAATTTCTCTTACTCCAATTTTATAGTAGCAATTTCtttgacatttttaatttctttttctagtCAAGTTGGAATTTCGAAGAAGAGAAGgtgtcaaaattttattttaataaaagtatgttttttttctcctaacattgactcttttctcttttcattcccTCCGCACTTcctatttattactttttatcattcaaattaaaagaacgAAAATATTCAGAAGacaaataagaatatttaaacccttttaaataattgaaattaattacatttaagtAATATAGATAAAATACCGAAAATAAAGcaacaaacataaaaacatgttcaatgcgatctgaattaaaaaaaagtatatttgaagggttaaattaatttacaataaatattagaaatatgAAAGCTTGGGATATAGCTAAATATAGAATTTCCGAGAGAAGGGGAATGTTGTTGTCATGGAAAGGCAAAGTGCTAAAGATATCCAAAGAAAAAGTGTAATAAACCGAAGAAGGAGGTATGAAACGAATTATAGGGAGTGGAGAGAAAAGTTAGGAGAAAAGAGAGTGGAGATAGTTGGAGGTATGGGTTATAAAAGGGGAAGGTGAAGATGGAGATTGAAGCAAGAAGCCGATAACaatccttcttcttccaatAATACAAAGGAAGGAGATAGGAAAGGGTTGaattaaatctaaaaagaaaacaaaaaaaatgggtCGGATATCAAGTTTAGTGATTGGTTTGATGGCATGCCTGATGGCAGCATCAGTTCGTGGGGAAGACCCTTACATCTTCTACACCTGGAACGTTACCTACGGCACTGTTGCACCATTGGGTGTGGAACAACAAGGCATCCTCATCAACGGCCTGTTCCCAGGGCCAGAAATAAACtgcagcagcaacaacaacattgTCGTCAATGTCTTTAACTTCCTCGACGAGCCCCTCCTCTTCACCTGGCACGGTATCCAACAGAGGAAGAACTCATGGCAAGATGGCACCTTGGGAGCCCAATGCCCCATCCTCCCAGGTACCAACTATACCTACCACTTCCAAGTTAAGGACCAGATCGGCAGCTACTTCTACTACCCCTCCATCGGCATGCACCGCGCCGTCGGAGGCTTCGGTGGTTTGAGGATCTACAGCCGCTTGTTGATCCCAGTTCCCTATGCTGACCCCGCCGACGAGTTCTGGGTCCTCATCGGTGACTGGTACGGCAAGACACACCAAACCCTCAGGCAATTCTTGGACAGTGGCCGTAGCATTGGCAGGCCCAGCGGAGTCCATATCAACGGCAAGAACGGTGGCCTTGAGCCCGCTTACACCATGGAGCCTGGCAAGACTTACAAATACAGAATCTGCAACGTGGGGATCAAGGATGCCCTCAACTTCAGAATCCAAGGTCATCCCTTGAAGCTCGTTGAGATGGAAGGCTCACACGTTGTTCAGAACATCTACGACTCCCTCGACGTTCACGTTGGACAGTGCTTCTCTGTCCTCGTAACCGCCGACAAGGAGCCCAAGGACTACTACATGGTCGCCTCCACTCGCTTTACCAAGAAGACCCTCGTCGCCACCCGCATCATCCGTTACTCCAACGGTGTCATCCCCGCCTCCCCTGAGCTTCCCCTAGCACCCGAAGGCTGGGCTTGGTCTCTCAATCAGTTCCGCTCCTTCCGTTGGAACCTAACCGCCAGCGCCGCCAGGCCCAACCCTCAGGGCTCTTATCACTACGGCCAGATCAATATCACTCGTACCATCAAGCTCGTTAACACCCTCAGCAGGTCCGGTGGAAAACTCCGCTACGGACTCAATGGTGTCTCCCACCTTGACAGTGAAACCCCACTCAAACTCGCTGAGTACTACGGTGTAAGCGACAAGGTTTTCCAGTACAACCTCATCTCCGACGACCCCGTTTCCCTCATCGGCGACCTCACCCTTGCTCCTAACGTCATCAACGCCAACTTCCGTGACTTCATCGAAATCATCTTCGAGAACCCCACAAAGGTTCCCCAGACTTACAACTTGGATGGCTACTCTTTCTTTGCCGTCGCCATTGAGCCAGGGAAGTGGTCACCGGAGAAGAGGAAGAACTACAACCTTCTGGATGCTGTGAGCAGACACACCATTCAGGTCTTCCCCAAGTCATGGGCTGCTATAATGTTGACATTCGACAATGCTGGTATGTGGAACTTGAGGTCGGAGCTTGGCGAGAATCGTTACCTGGGACAACAGTTGTACGTGAGCGTTTTGTCTCCAAACAGGTCCCTAAGGGATGAATACAACCTTCCAGATACTCAGCTTCTTTGCGGCATAGTCAAGGATATGCCTAAGCCACCACCTTACTCTTCCTAAACTTGCTTTCTTCTTTAATCAGAGCCACTTCGTCGATCTCTTCAACACTTGATCATCATTACACTCTTCGATCGACGACATATTCCTTCCTTTAATTGATTAGCTCTTGTAGTTAGTTTATTTCTATCTTTGTGGTCACTGATGTATCAACCCTTTCCTATAATCAATGATATATATTCACTCCTTCCTTCCactcttcttccctttttcttttccatcaaTCACTCTATCTACCTACTTTTAAATAACTCAACAATTATATCTacaatatacatataatttctatactgttatatattatttcagaaataaatttagtttatcttaaattaacgacaaaaatcactaaaaaaaaaggataactCAAGATCTTTATCGATACACTCCTGACTTAGTGTCATCTCATCTACTTCTCTCATATTATTAGaaatcaagcaaaaaaaatataatacataatcttccaagaaaaacaataatttatcacatttttatacttgtaatagaaatttaattaatacgAAGCATATCTTATTTGAACATGAAACATATCTTATTTGAGTATGAAACATATCTTATTTGAGTGTCAGAACGTCTTCTAGATATCAATCATCGATCCGTGACGATAACCTTCTTAGAGAAGTTTGGAAGATCGTGACACGAAGCAGAGTAAGCCAGGATGACCGAAACACATAATTTTTATCTATCATAAGCAACaacattattaaaagattttNATTTCTAcacttattataaaaagttaccAATATATCCCTATCTTTATATATAaccttataaaaaaagtaaaaataaaaattcttatcAATGGTCTATTTATTAGTAATTGGCCTAACACACCACCTATCAGTCTTTTTAATCTCATTCTATAAAAGGATAATGACACAATAATATTGTATCTCattgacaaaataataataataaaagtgtactagaaataatttcaaccatGTGAAAACTAGATATCAAATTTTTAAGCCATATGTTTAAAGATTGACCAccacaaaatttgaaatatgattGTTTCACAATAATGTTTTATGCCACCATTAAAAactatgaatattattattttgtttaaaatttttatatatatttacttttattatttaaatataattattttattatcaaaagaGATTGTAAAGTAAAAGAGATCAAAAGGTGGATgcgaaatgataattttaaagaataaaacaacaaaatctcattttgaaaagataaactcaaaatgaatataaatgacAAGACACAtagaattataaaagaaaatacaatNtacactagtggaaaaacgctatttaacatCACCACATAGATGTCGGTTGTTCCGTCAACTGACGTAAAATGATGAACGGTGGCAACTTTGTAATTAAGTAGGGCAACTAGACGTNGTGGAAAGCTCCAACCGATGAGTGAAGAACTATAGACGTCAGGGCCTTTCAACAGTGACGTCTAAAGGTCTGCCAGATAAGGTGAAGAGTCGAGCTATANACGTCACAATGACAAACACCGACGTNTAAAGGCCTCAGAGGTGGTGAACAGTCGCGAGTTAGACGTCGGTGGAGACCCACAGACGTCTATAAGCTGACAGGTAGTTGAGTGTCATTAATGGTCTtagacatagacgtcggtgccccctgttaaccgatgtctataacttgacagttaggtgaaactGTAATGATTGTTCTGATAACTAGACGTCGGTTGCATGGTAACCGACGACTATGTCcaactagacgtcagttgctcagatatcttccatttgaaccgattaaatttCTTCTTCGTTGCATTTTGATGCAGTCTGTGACGTGTTCTTGGGCGACGTTCTGCCTATATTTTTGGGCGTGCAgtcctccaattccctccatTGCTGTTTGAATCTGCTAAGAAGGTTAGcttttatgtttaaaacttttattgtatgtgtGATATTGTCTTTTGtctatgcatgttattggcttttgcatttgcatgtctTTGGCTTTTCGGTATGCATGTGTTATCGGCTTTTGAATATGTATGTGATAAATTTTAgctgtgttattataatttgtatcattggctatttaatattataatttcaaaatatttgttcataactttgaaaatgttatcttcAGTTCACACATCCTCAAAAGCAACNGATGCATGAGGCACCAATACCTGAATATGATGATGGTCATGATGGTGATGACATGGCTGAAGCGGAGGATGATCCGATAGCAAAACTACTGAGAAGAATTCTCAAGTTCAACAaaggatcaatacaaatatactgggatttaagagtatttggtctcccccccaacttgccagtatatatcacattcaatgatgtatcggaGATCATTTCGGGAGACAAGTGGTTGAATATTTTCGTTATTCAACTCTGGTGtatgtaagatagttaattttgtccataatattttaatttagatgcctactttgtaataagttaactttgttgttataggtacatggacacaatCATTGTAGATCAAGGTCGGTCTTCcgtttacggatttgttgaacctcagaccgtTCAATGTAGTGGTAACACAGCTGAAATGAAACAAATGCAAACATGGATGGNTGAGTCAAATAGAGACATATACCTTGTCCCATACATTGACGGGTATgccttgttttatgtaaaaggtaattaaagtttacttaattagtttactaactatttatgatgttccaaacagggcTCACTGGCAACTAGTagtcctcattcccaaaaaaaATACAGTTGTCTTCTTCTGTTCGCTgcaaaagaagatgaaagatgACTTGAAATTcctgcttcaagggtaagtgtttcactaaaaatgacttttaatttcatgtcggccttaa
This genomic stretch from Vigna radiata var. radiata cultivar VC1973A chromosome 7, Vradiata_ver6, whole genome shotgun sequence harbors:
- the LOC106767381 gene encoding L-ascorbate oxidase homolog; this translates as MGRISSLVIGLMACLMAASVRGEDPYIFYTWNVTYGTVAPLGVEQQGILINGLFPGPEINCSSNNNIVVNVFNFLDEPLLFTWHGIQQRKNSWQDGTLGAQCPILPGTNYTYHFQVKDQIGSYFYYPSIGMHRAVGGFGGLRIYSRLLIPVPYADPADEFWVLIGDWYGKTHQTLRQFLDSGRSIGRPSGVHINGKNGGLEPAYTMEPGKTYKYRICNVGIKDALNFRIQGHPLKLVEMEGSHVVQNIYDSLDVHVGQCFSVLVTADKEPKDYYMVASTRFTKKTLVATRIIRYSNGVIPASPELPLAPEGWAWSLNQFRSFRWNLTASAARPNPQGSYHYGQINITRTIKLVNTLSRSGGKLRYGLNGVSHLDSETPLKLAEYYGVSDKVFQYNLISDDPVSLIGDLTLAPNVINANFRDFIEIIFENPTKVPQTYNLDGYSFFAVAIEPGKWSPEKRKNYNLLDAVSRHTIQVFPKSWAAIMLTFDNAGMWNLRSELGENRYLGQQLYVSVLSPNRSLRDEYNLPDTQLLCGIVKDMPKPPPYSS